The nucleotide window TTGAAACTTAAACTACCTTAGTCGGGTAGGGAAAAGCATGGAAACATCGACGGTGAGCTGAACGCGGAGAAGCATACGAAAATTTTCGACTCGGTCAGATCCGGAAAAGCTCCAGGCGATGCAGGAAGCGGTGCGGGTGGCTTCAATTTATTCTTTTCGGAGGATATGTGCAGACCTGCATAGCATTGTTCAGGGGGATCAACGTCGGAGGGAACAATACCCTTTCCATGAAGGACTTGGTTGCACTTCTCGAATCGCTTGGGCTCGATCGAGTCAGAACCTGCCTCCAGAGCGGCAACGCCGTATTTCGGACCGCAGAGGACGACAGGAGGCATCTTGCCTCTGCCATTAGGTCGGCGATCGGAAAACAGTACAGTTTCGAGCCCGCGGTCCTGCTGCTGACCGTGGCGGAGATGGAGCAGGCGGTTGCGGCGATCCCCTTCCTCGACGCCGTGAACGAGCCGGCCACGCTGCACCTGGGGTTCCTGGACGCCGTACCGGAACACCCTGACAGGGAGGGGCTGGAGAAGCTGAGGAACGGGAGCGAACGGTATGAGCTGAAAGGGAATGTCTTCTATTTGCATGCCCCTGACGGCACCGGCAGATCCAAACTGGCAGCAGGCGCCGAGAGGTTGCTCGGCGTACCCATGACCGGTCGAAACTGGCGGACCGTGGGCAAGATCCTGGTCCTGGCGAAAAAGGAGCCGTGAGACGGGAAATCATGACGGTACCGGCGGCGGAAACCGGGACGCGGAAGCCTGGAACTGCATTATTCGGCTGGCAGAGATGGCACTGCTTGGCAGCACGGAGAATTATGCTGCGTAGTGACACCATGAAATGGGCATTCAATCGATGAACACCTTCAAATTCATTACTTCCCGGGGCAGCCGTACGGCGGCCATGCCGTTCATCATGCTGACGGTGCTGATCGACATGGTATCCATCGGCCTGATCATCCCGGTATTGCCGACGCTGGTGGGAGGGTTTGCCGGCTCGCAGGCGGATCAGGCGTTCTGGTACGGGGTGGTGGTGTTTTCGTTCGGGATCGCCAACTTCTTCGGTTCGCCGATCCTCGGGGCGCTGTCCGATGCCCATGGCCGCCGCCCGCTGCTTCTGCTCGGCTTCTGCGGACTCGGCCTCAACTTTATCGCCACCGGACTTGCCACGGCCCTGTGGATGCTGGTCGTGGTGCGATTGATCGGAGGCGCGCTGCAGGCCAACCTGGCCGTGGCCAATGCCTACGTGGCGGACATCACCCCTCCCGAAGAGCGGGCCAGGCGTTTCGGCATGCTGGGCGCCATGTTCGGCGTCGGTTTCATCATCGGCCCGGTCCTGGGGGGCGTGCTGGGGTCGATTGCCATACAGCTCCCCTTCTTCGTGGCCGGCGGCTGTGCCATGCTCAACTGGCTCTACGGTTATTTCGTGCTGCCCGAGTCGCTGCCCGCCGAACGCAGGCGCCCGTTCCACTGGAGCAGGGCCAATCCGCTCACGTCGCTGCGCGAGTTGGGCAGGCTGCACGGTGTCGGCCGCCTGGCGGCCGTGGTCGCCCTGAGCGGGCTTGCCCAGTACGTGCTGTTCACCAGTTGGGTGCTGTACACCACCTTCAAGTTCGGCTGGGGGCCACGGGAGAACGGCTGGTCACTGGCCGTGGTCGGCCTCATGTCGCTGATCGTGCAGGGTTTCCTGCTCGGCCGCATGCTGAAACACGTCACTCCCCGGCGCCTGGTGGTTGCCGGGCTGGTGTCGTCGGCCCTGGCCCACCTGGCGTGGGGTGCCGCCACCCAGGGGTGGATGATGTACGCGGTGATCGTGCTGAACGTGCTCGGCTACACGGTTACTGCGTCGCTGCAAAGCATCATTTCGAGCGCTGCCGATCCCCACAGCCAGGGACAGACCCTGGGGGCGGTGAACTCCCTGAACAGCCTGATGGCAGTGCTGGCCCCCCTGTGCGGCGCACCGCTCCTCTCGGCGGTATCGCATCTGCCGCGCGGCGATTGGCGCATCGGCGCGCCGTTCTATTTCTGCGCCATTCTGCAGACCGCATCCCTGATCCTGGCATGCGTTCACTTCCGCCGCCACCGTAGCGACCCTGCACCATCGGCATGAGGATGGACTCCCTGTCGCTCAGGGGTGTGATGA belongs to Geobacter sp. SVR and includes:
- a CDS encoding DUF1697 domain-containing protein — encoded protein: MQTCIALFRGINVGGNNTLSMKDLVALLESLGLDRVRTCLQSGNAVFRTAEDDRRHLASAIRSAIGKQYSFEPAVLLLTVAEMEQAVAAIPFLDAVNEPATLHLGFLDAVPEHPDREGLEKLRNGSERYELKGNVFYLHAPDGTGRSKLAAGAERLLGVPMTGRNWRTVGKILVLAKKEP
- a CDS encoding TCR/Tet family MFS transporter; the encoded protein is MNTFKFITSRGSRTAAMPFIMLTVLIDMVSIGLIIPVLPTLVGGFAGSQADQAFWYGVVVFSFGIANFFGSPILGALSDAHGRRPLLLLGFCGLGLNFIATGLATALWMLVVVRLIGGALQANLAVANAYVADITPPEERARRFGMLGAMFGVGFIIGPVLGGVLGSIAIQLPFFVAGGCAMLNWLYGYFVLPESLPAERRRPFHWSRANPLTSLRELGRLHGVGRLAAVVALSGLAQYVLFTSWVLYTTFKFGWGPRENGWSLAVVGLMSLIVQGFLLGRMLKHVTPRRLVVAGLVSSALAHLAWGAATQGWMMYAVIVLNVLGYTVTASLQSIISSAADPHSQGQTLGAVNSLNSLMAVLAPLCGAPLLSAVSHLPRGDWRIGAPFYFCAILQTASLILACVHFRRHRSDPAPSA